Proteins encoded in a region of the Streptomyces sp. NBC_00310 genome:
- a CDS encoding DUF4389 domain-containing protein produces MSTEAVRPVHPARVTAVRDAQLSRRLWLVKWLLALPHYLVLGFLLGGVSVSWGACGLIGLLTLFAGVALAATGRCPRGVFDLVTGLNRWVLRVAAHAALHTDAHPPFRLDQGGTEPEARP; encoded by the coding sequence ATGAGCACGGAAGCCGTACGCCCCGTGCACCCCGCCCGGGTGACCGCGGTCCGCGACGCACAACTGTCCCGCAGGCTGTGGCTGGTGAAGTGGCTGCTCGCCCTGCCCCACTACCTGGTCCTGGGCTTCCTCCTGGGCGGCGTCAGCGTGTCCTGGGGTGCGTGCGGGCTCATCGGCCTGCTGACGCTGTTCGCCGGGGTCGCCCTGGCGGCCACCGGACGCTGCCCGCGCGGGGTCTTCGACCTGGTGACCGGGCTCAACCGCTGGGTGCTGAGGGTGGCCGCCCACGCGGCCCTCCACACCGACGCCCACCCGCCGTTCCGGCTCGACCAGGGCGGCACGGAACCGGAGGCGCGGCCATGA
- a CDS encoding 2-oxo acid dehydrogenase subunit E2, protein MTSTGTGDRPRRIDVGSFPAERRLVVAAQRAGRRMAAMHCLVELDVTTARELLAASHRPVSLTAFVAASVARVAAAHPHVHAYRDWRGRLVRHHHVDVGTMVEVDTAQGPFALPHVLRDADVRDVPDLTAELRAVKADPTVTGPGRILDRYGSTLTRLPGLLPAMYALLARSVRLRQTTGTVAVTAIGMFGAGGGFGIASPSLFPLQVVVGGLTEQPRVVDGRVGVREVLDLTVTFDHNVTDGAPAARFVADLRRVVETAEVLRSSDDADDGGGLGSDGRG, encoded by the coding sequence ATGACATCGACAGGTACCGGGGACCGACCACGCCGCATCGACGTCGGCTCCTTCCCGGCCGAGAGAAGGCTGGTGGTCGCCGCCCAGCGGGCCGGGCGACGCATGGCGGCCATGCACTGTCTCGTCGAACTCGACGTGACGACAGCGCGGGAGCTGCTCGCCGCGTCGCACCGGCCGGTGTCACTCACCGCGTTCGTGGCGGCCTCCGTCGCCAGGGTCGCGGCGGCACATCCGCACGTCCACGCCTATCGGGACTGGCGTGGCCGCCTCGTCCGACATCATCACGTCGACGTGGGGACGATGGTGGAGGTGGACACCGCGCAGGGCCCCTTCGCCCTGCCGCACGTCCTGCGCGACGCCGACGTACGCGACGTCCCCGACCTCACGGCAGAGCTGCGGGCCGTCAAGGCCGACCCCACGGTAACCGGCCCGGGGCGGATCCTCGACCGATACGGCAGCACCCTGACCCGACTGCCCGGCCTGCTGCCGGCGATGTACGCGTTGCTGGCCAGGTCCGTACGGTTGCGGCAGACCACCGGGACCGTCGCCGTCACGGCGATCGGCATGTTCGGCGCCGGCGGGGGGTTCGGGATCGCCTCTCCCTCCCTGTTCCCCCTACAAGTCGTCGTCGGCGGGCTGACCGAGCAGCCCCGCGTCGTCGACGGGCGCGTCGGGGTCCGCGAGGTGTTGGACCTCACCGTCACCTTCGACCACAACGTGACCGACGGCGCGCCCGCCGCCCGCTTCGTGGCGGATCTCCGCCGTGTTGTCGAGACCGCCGAGGTACTGCGCTCGTCCGACGACGCCGACGACGGCGGGGGACTCGGCTCGGACGGACGAGGCTGA
- a CDS encoding CBS domain-containing protein — protein sequence MHGTPHLVSDVMTRTVVALQRGATFKDIVRAMQRRRVSALPVLDGGNRVAGVVSEADLLPKEAFRDGDPDLPRSRLRSTGGDPHHTAAAPVRSHQGRRGDGRAVDDRSGRDRPGGRDLGTGRAHHGPAQGQATAGRG from the coding sequence ATGCACGGCACGCCCCACCTCGTGAGTGATGTCATGACCCGCACGGTTGTCGCCCTGCAACGTGGAGCGACGTTCAAGGACATCGTGAGGGCCATGCAGCGGCGGAGGGTCAGCGCCCTTCCCGTACTGGACGGCGGGAACCGGGTCGCCGGTGTCGTCTCCGAGGCCGACCTGTTGCCGAAGGAGGCGTTCCGCGACGGAGACCCGGACCTCCCCCGGTCTCGGCTTCGCTCGACCGGGGGGGACCCCCATCACACAGCTGCGGCGCCTGTCCGATCTCACCAAGGCCGGCGCGGTGACGGCCGAGCAGTTGATGACCGCTCCGGCCGTGACCGTCCAGGCGGACGCGACCTTGGCACAGGCCGCGCGCATCATGGCCCGGCGCAGGGTCAAGCGACTGCCGGTCGTGGATGA
- a CDS encoding Rv1733c family protein translates to MERTRRAKASRVWFWRWRRNPLRRRSDSMEAWIVLGIWTLTLLGGSAAGQWALRSAEDSIASRSAEVHTVSAVLTEDAPKTPGVTTSGTGGDLVWAKVSWTSADGATHTGRARVEPGGKAGTTATVWTDGTGKLVSEPATGTEAMLESAFAGVLAGAGVGAGVLLCGWLVRRHLERRRMGEWETEWKQVGPQWRKRMTG, encoded by the coding sequence ATGGAGCGGACGCGGCGTGCGAAGGCGTCGAGGGTGTGGTTCTGGCGGTGGCGGCGCAATCCACTGCGGCGCCGCAGCGACTCCATGGAGGCGTGGATCGTACTCGGCATCTGGACTCTCACCCTCCTGGGCGGCTCTGCCGCCGGCCAGTGGGCGCTGAGGTCGGCAGAGGACAGCATCGCCTCACGGAGTGCGGAGGTGCACACCGTGTCGGCCGTGCTCACCGAGGACGCGCCGAAGACCCCGGGTGTGACGACGTCCGGAACCGGCGGTGACCTGGTGTGGGCGAAGGTGAGCTGGACGTCCGCCGACGGTGCCACCCACACGGGCCGGGCGCGGGTCGAGCCGGGCGGCAAGGCGGGCACCACGGCCACCGTGTGGACGGACGGAACGGGCAAGCTGGTCTCCGAGCCCGCCACGGGCACCGAGGCGATGCTGGAGTCGGCGTTCGCTGGTGTGCTGGCCGGGGCCGGCGTCGGAGCCGGAGTGCTGCTGTGCGGGTGGCTGGTCCGCCGGCATCTGGAACGTCGGCGCATGGGGGAGTGGGAGACGGAGTGGAAGCAGGTCGGTCCGCAGTGGCGGAAGAGGATGACCGGCTGA
- a CDS encoding CBS domain-containing protein produces the protein MTAEQLMTAPAVTVQADATLAQAARIMARRRVKRLPVVDDQGVLEGIVSRSDLLKVFLRGDDDIAEEIRREVVAFLFPDPVEPVRVGVRGGIVTLTGHIGDTALVPVAVRLVRAVEGVVDVDCALMGPRRHPGLDGSRPGSPGR, from the coding sequence GTGACGGCCGAGCAGTTGATGACCGCTCCGGCCGTGACCGTCCAGGCGGACGCGACCTTGGCACAGGCCGCGCGCATCATGGCCCGGCGCAGGGTCAAGCGACTGCCGGTCGTGGATGACCAGGGCGTGCTGGAAGGCATCGTCAGCCGCTCCGACCTGCTCAAGGTGTTCCTGCGGGGGGACGATGACATCGCCGAGGAGATCCGCCGCGAGGTCGTGGCCTTCCTGTTCCCCGATCCGGTCGAACCGGTGCGGGTGGGGGTGCGGGGCGGAATCGTCACGCTCACCGGCCACATTGGGGACACCGCTCTCGTGCCCGTCGCCGTACGCCTGGTACGTGCCGTGGAGGGCGTGGTGGACGTGGACTGCGCGCTCATGGGCCCACGCCGTCATCCGGGCCTCGACGGATCTCGACCCGGATCTCCCGGACGGTGA
- a CDS encoding ABC transporter permease — translation MTALAVTRATMTRTLRDRTALFFMVLLPVAIIVVIGVTVSGFDQFRVGLVQAAQAGPVARELVSGLEDAPGLRTQAYATASDASAALRRAELDAVVLVPSGLDEAVRAGRSVTVRVLVEPSGSAGHAAVSSVSAVVADHAARLQAARFAAGETDGGFDETLALTRRVERAASPVAVRAETVDGRSDYLPLGYSYSTPTMLVLFVFINALAGGAAIVQTRRTGVYARALAAPVSARTLVFGETVAYVLLALLQSLLIVGIGALAFGVAWGDPLAAGVLITVWALVGTGSGLLAGALFRTPEQVHAVGPALGTGLGMLGGCMWPLALVPDWLSTAGHAVPHAWAVDAWTTLLSKDGDLPAILRHLVVLTAFATVLLALASFALRRRLTTGRG, via the coding sequence ATGACCGCTCTCGCCGTGACCCGGGCCACGATGACGCGCACGCTCCGCGACCGGACGGCGCTGTTCTTCATGGTGCTGCTGCCGGTCGCGATCATCGTCGTCATCGGGGTCACCGTGAGCGGCTTCGACCAGTTCCGGGTCGGCCTCGTGCAGGCCGCTCAGGCAGGCCCTGTGGCCAGGGAGTTGGTGTCCGGTCTGGAGGACGCGCCCGGTCTGCGTACGCAGGCCTACGCGACCGCGTCGGACGCGAGCGCCGCTCTGCGCCGTGCCGAGCTGGACGCGGTCGTCCTGGTGCCGTCCGGTCTCGACGAGGCGGTGCGGGCCGGACGTTCCGTCACGGTGCGGGTGCTGGTGGAGCCGTCCGGGAGCGCCGGGCACGCGGCGGTCTCCTCGGTGTCGGCGGTCGTGGCCGACCACGCGGCGCGGTTGCAGGCCGCGCGCTTCGCCGCAGGTGAGACGGACGGAGGCTTCGACGAGACTCTGGCGCTGACCCGCCGCGTCGAGCGGGCGGCGTCCCCCGTCGCGGTACGCGCCGAGACCGTCGACGGCCGGAGCGACTACCTGCCGCTGGGCTACAGCTACAGCACCCCCACCATGCTGGTGCTGTTCGTCTTCATCAACGCCCTGGCGGGCGGCGCGGCCATCGTGCAGACCCGCAGGACGGGGGTGTACGCCCGCGCGCTCGCGGCACCCGTCTCCGCCCGCACCCTGGTGTTCGGCGAGACGGTCGCGTATGTGCTGCTGGCCCTGCTGCAGTCCCTGCTGATCGTGGGCATCGGCGCACTCGCCTTCGGCGTGGCCTGGGGCGACCCGCTCGCCGCCGGGGTCCTGATCACCGTATGGGCGCTGGTCGGGACGGGAAGCGGGCTGCTGGCCGGCGCGCTGTTCCGCACCCCGGAACAGGTGCATGCCGTCGGCCCGGCGCTCGGCACCGGGCTCGGCATGCTCGGCGGCTGCATGTGGCCCCTGGCCCTGGTGCCCGACTGGCTCAGCACGGCAGGGCACGCGGTGCCGCACGCCTGGGCCGTCGACGCCTGGACCACGCTGCTGTCCAAGGACGGCGATCTGCCCGCGATCCTCCGGCACCTCGTCGTCCTCACGGCGTTCGCGACGGTGCTCCTCGCCCTCGCCTCCTTCGCCCTGCGGCGCCGGCTGACGACGGGTCGCGGCTGA
- a CDS encoding ABC transporter ATP-binding protein, whose translation MTDRERATVMASPPGHRDHPAGDSGPAVLDCAHLVRRFGDRTAVDDVSLSIAPGETYGLLGPNGAGKTTTIRMVCGLLRPHAGTVRVAGQPVSTGAGPAKRLIGFVPQDVALYPDLSVRENLRFFGRLYRLPRRQRERRVDEVLDLIDLSARAGDRVDSLSGGMRRRLNIGAGLVHAPTLLVLDEPTVGVDPQSRHAILESVHRFGEEGMAVLYTTHYMEEAERLCDRVGIIDRGRLVAEGRPRELVALVAERDRVRLTAIGDPAAYAEACRRLARVEGVACTGERGDVVEVVVRDARSLLPHLLDLAHEQGVDIRSVEIDEPDLEAVFLHLTGTALRE comes from the coding sequence ATGACCGACCGTGAGCGGGCCACCGTCATGGCCTCGCCCCCCGGCCACCGCGACCACCCCGCAGGGGACAGCGGCCCGGCAGTCCTCGACTGCGCACATCTCGTCCGGCGGTTCGGCGACCGCACCGCCGTTGACGACGTGAGCCTGAGCATCGCTCCCGGCGAGACGTACGGCCTGCTCGGGCCGAACGGCGCCGGAAAGACCACGACGATCAGGATGGTCTGCGGGCTGCTGCGGCCGCACGCCGGAACGGTGCGGGTGGCCGGGCAGCCGGTGAGCACGGGCGCGGGACCCGCCAAGCGACTCATCGGCTTCGTACCGCAGGACGTTGCCCTCTATCCCGATCTCAGCGTCCGTGAGAACCTCCGCTTCTTCGGTCGGCTCTACCGGCTCCCGCGCCGGCAACGGGAGCGCCGCGTGGACGAGGTCCTGGACCTCATCGACCTGTCGGCCCGGGCCGGCGACCGCGTCGACTCACTGTCCGGCGGCATGCGCAGGCGCCTCAACATCGGGGCCGGGCTGGTGCACGCGCCGACACTGCTGGTGCTGGACGAGCCGACCGTGGGGGTCGACCCGCAGAGCCGCCACGCGATCCTGGAGAGTGTCCACCGCTTCGGCGAGGAGGGCATGGCGGTCCTGTACACCACGCACTACATGGAGGAGGCCGAGCGTCTCTGCGACCGGGTCGGCATCATCGACCGGGGCCGCCTCGTCGCCGAAGGGCGCCCCCGTGAGCTGGTGGCGCTGGTGGCCGAGCGCGACCGGGTACGGCTCACGGCCATCGGCGACCCGGCGGCGTACGCGGAGGCCTGCCGTCGGCTCGCACGGGTCGAGGGCGTGGCGTGTACCGGCGAGCGCGGCGATGTGGTCGAGGTGGTCGTCAGGGACGCCCGCAGTCTGCTGCCGCACCTGCTCGACCTCGCCCACGAGCAGGGCGTCGACATCAGGAGCGTCGAGATCGACGAGCCCGACCTCGAAGCGGTCTTCCTGCACCTGACCGGCACCGCGCTGAGGGAGTGA
- a CDS encoding DUF1876 domain-containing protein gives METRQAKEWTVRIHITEEGDETRARAVLTTEATSTVTGRGVARRNPVDRPIPEIGDELAASRALDDLAIRLHDVASDDIVQLTGPVRT, from the coding sequence ATGGAAACCAGGCAAGCCAAGGAGTGGACCGTGCGGATCCACATCACCGAAGAGGGTGACGAGACCCGCGCTCGCGCCGTGCTGACCACCGAGGCCACGTCGACGGTCACCGGCAGGGGCGTGGCCCGGCGCAACCCGGTCGACCGCCCCATCCCGGAGATCGGCGACGAACTCGCGGCCAGCCGCGCCCTGGATGATCTCGCCATCCGGCTGCACGACGTCGCCTCCGACGACATCGTGCAGCTCACCGGCCCGGTGCGAACCTGA
- a CDS encoding universal stress protein, with protein MLLPVIAGVDGSAESLAAADWAAREALRRECPLRLVHVWNWHPRQGEGESVNAVQRHLARRCLRQAEERVRATCPGVLVYDEQTEGPATPALLAAADRAELLVLGSRGLSGFTGFLVGSVALGVVAKAKRPVVLVRAGEEAGDEHLSADDGSASLHTGYRDVVLGLDLGDPCDEVIEFAFEAARLRRARLRVVYAWQSPSAISLGPGDIALVDEPQRGEEWQGFLSALLQVWRDKYPDVEVVECVPKDKASTALLRAASGAGLLVVGHRLTERPVGPRTGPVTHAAIHHVGCPVAVVPHG; from the coding sequence ATGCTTCTGCCTGTGATCGCCGGAGTCGACGGATCCGCCGAGAGTCTGGCCGCGGCCGACTGGGCGGCGCGCGAAGCCTTACGGCGCGAGTGCCCCCTGCGGCTGGTGCACGTGTGGAACTGGCATCCGCGTCAGGGAGAGGGCGAATCGGTCAACGCCGTCCAACGACACCTGGCCCGGCGCTGCTTGCGTCAGGCGGAGGAGCGCGTCCGAGCCACATGCCCCGGCGTACTCGTGTACGACGAGCAGACGGAGGGGCCCGCGACACCGGCTCTCCTCGCCGCGGCGGACCGGGCCGAGCTGCTGGTGCTGGGCTCGCGTGGGCTCAGCGGCTTCACCGGATTCCTGGTCGGCTCGGTCGCGCTGGGCGTCGTGGCGAAGGCGAAACGTCCCGTCGTTCTCGTACGGGCCGGGGAGGAGGCCGGAGACGAACACCTGTCGGCGGACGACGGCAGTGCTTCCCTCCACACCGGCTACCGGGACGTGGTGCTCGGCCTGGACCTCGGTGATCCCTGCGACGAGGTGATCGAGTTCGCCTTCGAGGCGGCTCGGCTGCGCCGGGCCCGGCTGCGAGTGGTGTACGCCTGGCAGTCGCCGTCCGCCATCAGCCTGGGACCGGGGGACATCGCCCTGGTGGACGAACCGCAGCGTGGAGAGGAGTGGCAGGGGTTCCTGTCCGCACTGCTCCAGGTGTGGCGGGACAAGTACCCCGACGTAGAGGTCGTGGAATGCGTGCCGAAGGACAAGGCGTCGACCGCGCTGCTCCGCGCCGCCTCCGGGGCGGGTCTGCTGGTCGTCGGCCACCGTCTGACCGAGCGTCCGGTGGGCCCCCGCACGGGTCCCGTGACCCACGCGGCCATCCATCACGTCGGCTGCCCCGTGGCTGTCGTACCGCATGGATGA
- a CDS encoding NAD(P)(+) transhydrogenase (Re/Si-specific) subunit beta: MDTVSDAVHYIFLAAAACFVLGLHLMNHPRTARRGNTLSAGAMAVAVAATVWLVADENVISRTGWLVLITGGLVGAALGLWAAREVRMTAMPQLVSLFNAVGGGAAALIAVADLLQADAPAALGARVSLPGALSVVIGAVTFSGSLVAAGKLQGVVPGAPVVFPGARLLNVLLPASFVAGTVWLVLAPDSRAPLYGLVAVALLFGVTMVLPIGGADMPVVISLLNAFTGSAVAMAGFVLDETALIVAGMLVSASGGILTKLMADAMNRSIVNIVVGGFGTGDSAQAAAGPGGAPAQVRAVSADDVAIQLAYASKVVVVPGYGLAAAQAQHELGALAKLLTDHGVDVTYAIHPVAGRMPGHMNVLLAEANVPYTQLKEMEDVNPEFPQADVALVIGANDVTNPIARRPGNAISGMPILDVDKARSVVVIKRSMGHGYAGIDNELYTNPRTGMFFSDAKKGLSELKAAVGEFVA; this comes from the coding sequence ATGGACACGGTCTCCGACGCCGTCCACTACATCTTCCTGGCAGCCGCAGCCTGCTTCGTCCTGGGACTGCACCTGATGAACCACCCCCGCACGGCCCGCCGCGGCAACACCCTCTCCGCCGGGGCCATGGCCGTCGCCGTCGCCGCCACCGTGTGGCTGGTGGCGGACGAGAACGTGATCAGCCGGACCGGATGGCTCGTGCTGATCACGGGCGGGCTGGTCGGCGCGGCCCTCGGCCTGTGGGCCGCACGCGAGGTCCGGATGACGGCCATGCCGCAACTGGTCAGCCTCTTCAACGCCGTCGGCGGTGGCGCGGCCGCGCTCATCGCGGTCGCTGACCTGCTCCAGGCCGACGCTCCGGCCGCCCTGGGCGCGCGGGTCTCCCTGCCGGGAGCGCTGTCCGTCGTCATCGGCGCGGTCACCTTCTCCGGATCGCTGGTCGCCGCGGGCAAGCTGCAGGGCGTCGTGCCCGGCGCGCCGGTGGTGTTCCCCGGAGCACGCCTGCTCAACGTCCTGCTGCCGGCGTCCTTCGTCGCCGGCACGGTCTGGCTGGTACTCGCGCCGGACTCGCGCGCACCGCTGTACGGGCTCGTGGCCGTGGCGCTGCTCTTCGGCGTGACGATGGTCCTGCCGATCGGCGGAGCCGACATGCCGGTGGTCATCTCGCTGCTGAACGCCTTCACGGGGTCGGCGGTCGCGATGGCGGGCTTCGTGCTCGACGAGACCGCGCTCATCGTCGCGGGCATGCTCGTCAGCGCCTCGGGCGGCATCCTCACCAAGCTGATGGCCGACGCGATGAACCGTTCCATCGTCAACATCGTCGTCGGCGGTTTCGGCACCGGCGACAGCGCGCAGGCGGCGGCCGGCCCGGGTGGTGCGCCGGCCCAGGTGCGTGCGGTCTCCGCGGACGACGTGGCGATCCAGCTGGCGTACGCGAGCAAGGTCGTCGTCGTCCCCGGCTACGGCCTCGCCGCCGCCCAGGCCCAGCACGAACTCGGCGCCCTGGCCAAGCTGTTGACGGACCACGGCGTCGACGTCACCTACGCGATCCACCCGGTCGCGGGCCGCATGCCGGGCCACATGAACGTCCTCCTCGCGGAGGCCAACGTGCCGTACACACAGCTCAAGGAGATGGAGGACGTCAACCCGGAGTTCCCGCAGGCCGACGTGGCCCTCGTCATCGGCGCCAACGACGTCACCAACCCGATCGCCCGCCGTCCCGGCAACGCGATCTCCGGAATGCCGATCCTCGACGTCGACAAGGCCAGGAGCGTCGTGGTCATCAAGCGCTCGATGGGCCACGGCTACGCGGGCATCGACAACGAGCTGTACACCAATCCCAGGACCGGCATGTTCTTCTCCGACGCGAAGAAGGGACTGTCCGAACTCAAGGCAGCGGTCGGTGAGTTCGTCGCCTGA
- a CDS encoding OsmC family protein produces MDGDAYAVEIRGHRLPVDRPEEAGGQDTAPTPTELFAASLATCVAFHCGR; encoded by the coding sequence GTGGACGGCGACGCGTACGCCGTCGAGATCCGCGGTCACCGGTTGCCGGTCGACCGGCCCGAGGAGGCCGGTGGCCAGGACACCGCACCGACGCCCACCGAGCTGTTCGCGGCGTCCCTGGCCACCTGCGTCGCCTTCCACTGCGGCCGCTAG
- a CDS encoding ABC transporter permease, translating to MRVVLAIAAKDLRQRLRDRSAWVIVFLAPVLISGLMAMAFGGGSEFRADIGVVDLDRGAAATGLTRVLRSPELKDTVRLRSYDDEAGARRAVDAGRVHAAIVVPEGFTAALRGGGSSPVTVLDSVDFGLQAQLARAVTESYVAQVNADRLSVATAVAAGAPQEDVPELAGEAALLHLPEEVRPEGLADDPLKVISYFGPSMGMFFVLFTVGFGARGYFVEQQQGTLDRIAAAPVGRGALLLGKSLSTFVYSLAGLATVTVVSWLAFGARWADPVGVAALSAGMAVAVVSLTALVISLARTERQAEGLASIVVFALALLGGNFVFASGTALMRRLTLFTPNGWALRGFTDLGTGVSGWAAVGMPLLGIAAFSAGVAMVTVLLLRLRRTT from the coding sequence GTGCGTGTCGTTCTCGCCATAGCGGCCAAGGATCTGCGGCAGCGCCTGCGCGACCGGTCGGCCTGGGTGATCGTGTTCCTGGCCCCGGTGCTGATCTCCGGGCTGATGGCCATGGCGTTCGGCGGCGGCTCCGAGTTCCGTGCCGACATCGGGGTGGTGGACCTGGACCGCGGCGCGGCCGCCACCGGCCTGACCCGGGTGTTGAGGAGCCCGGAGCTCAAGGACACCGTGCGTCTGCGGTCGTACGACGACGAGGCGGGTGCCCGACGGGCCGTCGACGCGGGTCGCGTCCACGCCGCGATCGTCGTGCCCGAGGGCTTCACCGCGGCGCTGCGTGGCGGCGGTTCGTCGCCGGTCACGGTCCTGGACAGCGTCGACTTCGGGCTTCAGGCGCAGCTGGCGCGTGCCGTCACCGAGTCGTACGTCGCCCAGGTCAACGCCGATCGTCTGTCGGTCGCCACCGCCGTGGCCGCGGGCGCCCCGCAGGAGGACGTACCCGAACTCGCCGGCGAGGCGGCCCTGTTGCACCTGCCGGAGGAGGTACGGCCGGAGGGACTCGCCGACGACCCGCTGAAGGTCATCAGCTACTTCGGGCCGAGCATGGGCATGTTCTTCGTGCTGTTCACCGTCGGTTTCGGGGCACGCGGATACTTCGTCGAGCAGCAGCAGGGCACCCTCGACCGGATCGCGGCGGCCCCCGTCGGCAGGGGTGCCCTGCTGCTGGGCAAGTCGCTGTCCACGTTCGTCTACAGCCTGGCCGGGCTCGCCACCGTCACGGTCGTCTCGTGGCTGGCGTTCGGCGCCCGCTGGGCGGATCCGGTCGGGGTGGCCGCGCTGAGTGCGGGCATGGCGGTGGCCGTGGTGTCCCTCACCGCGCTGGTGATCTCACTCGCCCGGACCGAGAGGCAGGCCGAAGGGCTCGCGTCGATCGTGGTGTTCGCGCTCGCCCTGCTCGGCGGCAACTTCGTCTTCGCCTCCGGCACTGCGCTCATGCGGCGGTTGACGCTGTTCACCCCCAACGGCTGGGCCCTGCGCGGTTTCACCGACCTGGGCACCGGCGTGAGCGGCTGGGCGGCGGTCGGTATGCCGCTGCTCGGCATCGCCGCGTTCTCGGCGGGCGTCGCGATGGTGACCGTACTGCTCCTGCGGCTGAGGAGGACGACATGA
- a CDS encoding Hsp20/alpha crystallin family protein: MNGVIERLHGWPALPDLFGWAESGFPGAHMVPGLHGIRVEEHLADGTYVLRAELPGIDPAKDVEITVEESVLTLRAERGEETTEKHRTEFRYGTFARSVRLPAGARGDEATAEYKDGVLTVTVPVPEEETGARTIPVRHG; encoded by the coding sequence ATGAACGGCGTGATCGAGCGGTTGCACGGCTGGCCGGCGTTGCCCGACCTGTTCGGCTGGGCCGAGTCCGGGTTCCCCGGCGCGCACATGGTTCCCGGGCTGCACGGCATCCGTGTCGAAGAGCATCTGGCGGACGGAACGTATGTGCTGCGCGCCGAACTTCCGGGCATCGACCCCGCGAAGGACGTCGAGATCACCGTGGAGGAAAGCGTTCTGACCCTGCGGGCCGAGCGCGGTGAGGAGACCACGGAGAAGCACCGTACGGAATTTCGCTACGGCACCTTCGCCCGCTCCGTCCGGCTGCCCGCCGGAGCGAGGGGTGACGAGGCGACCGCGGAGTACAAGGACGGCGTCCTGACAGTCACGGTCCCGGTCCCGGAGGAGGAGACGGGTGCCAGGACCATCCCGGTGCGGCACGGCTGA
- a CDS encoding CBS domain-containing protein: MFGSPRVVSDVMTHTVVAVGRDAQFKEIVELMGQWKVSALPVLEGEGRVIGVVSEADLLPKEEFRDSDPDRFTQMRRLDDLAKAGGLTAGELMNAPAVTVHADATIAEAARIMALRKVKRLPVVNEVGMLEGVVSRADLLKVFLRTDDDIAEEVRHEVVTRLFPTPVEPVRVRVSEGVVTLTGRIRDTSLVPVAARLVRAVEGVVDVECDLTAGAPRSDPR; the protein is encoded by the coding sequence ATGTTCGGCAGCCCGCGCGTCGTGAGCGATGTGATGACGCATACCGTCGTCGCCGTCGGCCGCGATGCCCAGTTCAAGGAGATCGTGGAGCTCATGGGGCAGTGGAAGGTCAGCGCCCTGCCCGTGCTGGAGGGCGAGGGCCGGGTGATCGGCGTCGTCTCCGAGGCCGATCTGCTGCCGAAGGAGGAGTTCCGCGACAGCGACCCCGACCGGTTCACCCAGATGCGTCGCCTGGACGACCTGGCCAAGGCCGGTGGGCTGACGGCGGGGGAGCTGATGAATGCACCGGCCGTCACCGTCCACGCCGACGCCACCATCGCCGAGGCCGCACGCATCATGGCCCTGCGCAAGGTCAAGCGGCTGCCCGTCGTCAACGAAGTGGGCATGCTCGAAGGCGTCGTCAGCCGAGCGGACCTGCTGAAGGTCTTCCTGCGGACCGACGACGACATCGCCGAGGAGGTCCGCCACGAAGTCGTCACACGCCTGTTCCCAACCCCGGTCGAGCCCGTCCGGGTGCGGGTCTCCGAGGGCGTCGTCACGCTCACCGGACGGATCAGGGACACCTCACTGGTGCCGGTGGCCGCCCGCCTCGTGCGCGCCGTCGAAGGCGTGGTCGACGTCGAGTGCGACCTCACCGCCGGAGCACCTCGGAGTGACCCGAGGTGA
- a CDS encoding universal stress protein produces the protein MSELIAGNRIVVGVDGSEASTAALRWATEQAPALRAEVVAVHAWEPAGPGLAPYAPVSAHPPVAEQRDRAAELLASTVREVFGPRVDRACRAVLVEGPPARVLLQQAHGALLLAVGRDVHGRDGLPPMGAVGRACLRHATVPMVAVPATAVPPASPLRAVGMSAPLRSGAA, from the coding sequence ATGTCGGAACTCATCGCCGGAAACAGGATCGTTGTGGGCGTCGACGGCTCCGAGGCGTCGACGGCCGCTCTGCGCTGGGCCACCGAACAGGCCCCCGCGCTGCGCGCGGAGGTCGTCGCCGTACACGCCTGGGAACCGGCCGGGCCCGGACTCGCCCCCTACGCACCCGTCTCCGCGCACCCGCCGGTCGCGGAGCAGCGCGACCGGGCCGCGGAACTCCTCGCCTCGACGGTGCGAGAGGTCTTCGGCCCACGAGTCGACCGTGCCTGCCGCGCCGTCCTGGTGGAGGGGCCGCCCGCGCGGGTGCTGCTCCAGCAGGCGCACGGCGCCCTGCTCCTGGCCGTGGGGCGCGATGTCCACGGCCGGGATGGGCTGCCCCCGATGGGAGCGGTCGGCCGCGCGTGCCTGCGGCACGCGACGGTCCCCATGGTCGCGGTGCCCGCCACCGCTGTCCCGCCCGCGTCGCCGCTCCGGGCCGTCGGGATGTCTGCTCCTCTGCGGAGCGGCGCCGCGTAG